In a genomic window of Onychostoma macrolepis isolate SWU-2019 chromosome 08, ASM1243209v1, whole genome shotgun sequence:
- the rfk gene encoding riboflavin kinase, translating into MRSLPHFCRGQVVRGFGRGSKDLGIPTANFPESVVDNLPADISTGIYYGWARVDNGDIHKMVMSIGWNPYYKNTKKSMETHVIHTFEEDFYGQMLSVAMVGYIRPERGFNSLDELIAAIHSDIEEAKIKLDLPEHLKLKEHHFFKTSVSTTANQICNGHRL; encoded by the exons ATGAGGAGTTTACCGCATTTCTGCCGGGGACAGGTGGTCCGCGGATTCGGTCGAGGAAGCAAAGACCTGGGCATCCCAACAG CGAACTTCCCAGAGTCGGTTGTGGACAATCTCCCTGCTGACATTAGCACAGGAATCTATTACGGATGGGCACGCGTGGATAACGGAGACATTCACAAGATGGTGATGAGCATCGGCTGGAACCCTTACTACAAAAACACTAAGAAATCCATG GAAACACACGTGATCCACACTTTTGAGGAAGATTTCTACGGTCAGATGTTGAGTGTGGCCATGGTCGGCTACATTCGCCCTGAGAGAGGATTCAACTCGCTTG ACGAGTTGATAGCAGCGATTCATAGTGACATTGAGGAGGCGAAGATAAAGCTGGACCTGCCTGAGCACTTAAAACTGAAAGAGCATCATTTCTTCAAGACGTCAGTATCgacaacagccaatcagatctgTAACGGTCATCGACTGTAA